CGAGAAACACCTTGCTCGCGGCGCTCGCGACGTAGACCTCCTTGCTCCCGCCGCCCATCGGGAGGTGGACGGCGACCTCCTTCCCCGCCGCCCGCGCGCGCGCGAGGATCGCGCGGAGCGACGCCGCCGCGCCCATCCCCGCGCCGAGCGAGCGGATCGTGACGAGGAGCCCCTTCACGCGATCGTCGGCGCTCATCGCGCGGACGGCCTCGTCGAGGCGATGGAGCGAGACCGCCTTCTGCGCGCGGACCTGGAGCAGGCGCTTCCAGGAGCGCTCGGGCGCGACGAGGTCGACGACGGGCCCGTCGATCGTCACGCCGAGCCACGTCCCGGGCCGAACGGCGCGCCCGCGCTGGAGGAGACGCAGCGGCAGGAGCAGGAGATCGAGGAGGAGACCGAGCAAGCGGAGGACGACCATCGCCCCGCCACCTTACCGCGCGGAGAGGGACCGGCTACTCTCCCGGAGTGGAGCCCGCACGAAAGCGCGCGACAATCGAGGATCTCCTCGCGTTGCCGGACGATGCGCGGGCCGAGCTCATCGAAGGCGCCATCGTCCATCTGCCGCCGCCGCTCCCCGAGCACGGCCGCGCGCAGCGCACGATCGGACGATACGTCGGCGGCCCGTTCGACGACGATCACGGACGCGGTGGGCCCGGCGGTTGGTGGATTCTGCCGGAGGTCGAGGTCGAGCTCGCGGGAAGGATCGTCCGTCCGGACGCGAGCGGATGGCGCCGCGAGCGACTTCCTTCTCCGTGGGGAATGCGGCCCATCCGTGTCGTGCCCGACTGGATCTGCGAGGCCCTCTCGCCGTCGAACGAAGGGCACGATCGCGTGTACAAGGCCAACCTCTACGCCGGCGCGGGCGTCGCGTTCTACTGGATCATGAGCCCCTCCGAGCGGGTCGTCGAAGCGCTCGAGCTACGCGACGGAAGCTGGTTCCGGCTCGGCGCATGGACCGCGGGCGAGACCGCGCGCGTTGGTCCGTTCGACGCCATCGAGCTCGACATCGAGCGTCTGTTCCCGCCCATGTGAGGCGCGGATACCGGGTATCATCTCGGCGCTGTGAGTCTCCCATGACGACCCTCGCCGGCTGGGGCGCGAACGTGCGCTCCGAATGCGTCTACAAGGAGCCGGAGACACCGGAGCAGCTCGCCGCGATGATCGACCGGGACGGGACGATCGCGCGCGGGCTAGGGCGGAGCTACGGCGACGCCGCGCTCAACGCGGGCAAGCTCGTGCTCGGGACGCGGATGATGAACCGGCTCGTCGGGTTCGATCCCGAGACCGGCGTCCTCGCGTGCGAGGGCGGCGTCAGCCTCGCGGAGATCATCCGCGTCTTCGGGCCGCGCGGCTGGTTCCCGATGATCACGCCGGGGACCAAGTTCGTCACCGTCGGCGGCTGCATCGCGAACGACATCCACGGCAAGGCGCACCACGCGCAGGGCTCCTTTTCGAGCTGCGTCGACGCGATGACGGTGCTCCTCGCGAGCGGCGAGGTCGTGACCGCGAGCCGGACCGAGAACGCCGATCTCTTCTGGGCCTCGTTCGGCGGGATGGGCCTCCTCGGCGTCGTGCTCACGGCGACGATCCGCCTCCGCCGCATCGAGACCACGTACTTCCGGCAGAAGAAGATCATCGCGTACGACCTCGAGGGGATGATGGACGCCCTCGACGAGAACGATCACGCGTTCCCCTACTCCGTCGCGACGCTCGACATCATGGGGACCGGGACGCGGCTCGGCGGCGGCGTCCTCGTGGTGGGCGACCACGCGACGCGGGAGGAGCTGCCGGAGGAGCTCGCCGGCGCGCCGCTCTTGCTCTCCCCGTCGAAGCCGAAGCTCGGGGTCCCGTTCGAGATGCCGGAGATCGCGCTCAACCGCGCGAGCATCGCCGTCGTCAACGAGCTGATCCTGTTCATCCAACGGAAGCCGGGCGCTTATGCCCATTACGAGAACTTCTTTTATCCCCTCGACATGATCGCGGACTGGTACCGCGGATACGGCCACAGCGGCTTTACGCAGTACCAATTCGTGATTCCGTTCGCCGACGCGAAGAAGAAGATGCGCCAGCTCCTCGAGGTCATCCTCTCCGCCGGCGAGCTGCCGTTCCTCAACATCCTGAAGCGCATGGGCAAGGAGAGCGGCGGCCTCCTCTCCTTCCCGCGCGAGGGCTACACCTTCGCGATCGATTTCCCGATCC
The Labilithrix sp. DNA segment above includes these coding regions:
- a CDS encoding Uma2 family endonuclease, producing the protein MEPARKRATIEDLLALPDDARAELIEGAIVHLPPPLPEHGRAQRTIGRYVGGPFDDDHGRGGPGGWWILPEVEVELAGRIVRPDASGWRRERLPSPWGMRPIRVVPDWICEALSPSNEGHDRVYKANLYAGAGVAFYWIMSPSERVVEALELRDGSWFRLGAWTAGETARVGPFDAIELDIERLFPPM
- a CDS encoding FAD-binding oxidoreductase, whose amino-acid sequence is MTTLAGWGANVRSECVYKEPETPEQLAAMIDRDGTIARGLGRSYGDAALNAGKLVLGTRMMNRLVGFDPETGVLACEGGVSLAEIIRVFGPRGWFPMITPGTKFVTVGGCIANDIHGKAHHAQGSFSSCVDAMTVLLASGEVVTASRTENADLFWASFGGMGLLGVVLTATIRLRRIETTYFRQKKIIAYDLEGMMDALDENDHAFPYSVATLDIMGTGTRLGGGVLVVGDHATREELPEELAGAPLLLSPSKPKLGVPFEMPEIALNRASIAVVNELILFIQRKPGAYAHYENFFYPLDMIADWYRGYGHSGFTQYQFVIPFADAKKKMRQLLEVILSAGELPFLNILKRMGKESGGLLSFPREGYTFAIDFPIRPGTVALLRKLDAMILDAGGRIYLGKDSYVEADTFRAMYPRLDEWLALKAKYDPKNVFTSDLGRRVGLVPG